From one uncultured Methanoregula sp. genomic stretch:
- a CDS encoding ABC transporter ATP-binding protein: MIDISVKKGLRDFVLDVDIQMPEGGTLVLLGENGAGKSSILNLVGGLMTPDTGHIRIGGETFVDTATRTCIPAESRGTGFVFQDYALFPHMTVAENIAYGLRIRHLPREEIEARIRELAGSLDLLGVCDEMVGSLSGGQRQRVALLRALAVEPKCLLLDEPFSALDIRTQVQMRQELKTLLAGAKIPVILVTHDLRDAIALGDRICLMEKGRIVLCGDADAILHEGKHPFIDQYFSAGSP, from the coding sequence ATGATCGATATCTCGGTAAAAAAAGGTCTCCGGGATTTCGTACTGGATGTGGACATACAGATGCCTGAGGGGGGAACTCTCGTTCTACTCGGAGAGAACGGCGCCGGGAAATCGTCGATCCTCAACCTCGTTGGTGGGCTCATGACGCCGGATACCGGGCATATCCGGATTGGCGGTGAAACCTTTGTCGACACGGCTACCCGGACCTGCATACCTGCCGAATCCCGTGGCACGGGTTTTGTCTTCCAGGACTATGCCCTCTTCCCGCATATGACGGTGGCCGAAAACATCGCGTACGGCCTGCGCATCCGTCACCTCCCCCGGGAGGAAATCGAAGCCCGGATACGGGAACTTGCCGGATCGCTTGACCTGCTGGGAGTCTGCGATGAAATGGTAGGAAGCCTGTCTGGAGGCCAGCGTCAGCGGGTTGCCCTGCTCAGGGCGCTCGCGGTGGAGCCAAAGTGCCTCCTGCTCGATGAACCGTTCAGTGCACTTGATATCCGGACGCAGGTGCAGATGCGGCAGGAACTCAAAACATTACTGGCAGGTGCAAAGATCCCGGTCATTCTTGTTACCCACGATCTCCGGGATGCAATCGCTCTCGGTGACCGGATCTGCCTGATGGAAAAGGGAAGGATCGTGCTCTGCGGTGATGCAGATGCGATCCTGCATGAGGGAAAGCACCCGTTCATCGATCAATATTTTTCAGCAGGCAGCCCATGA
- a CDS encoding Fe-only nitrogenase accessory AnfO family protein has product MCVSEIAVIMGSDGRTIPLSEPGTIAVYRRVRGRWLIERSFPFALDTDGGLAGLRTKTGELMAFLGNCRILVAQSASGALFFGLEKAGCQIYEITGNPPEFLDVVWQEAKDELVEKAPLPAGADIPAPLEIAPGKYYISIRDIQGKRPEVSSKQVLRPFVQQGSFSELEIVCDHVPPWIVMDAEYRGFSLHSENLGPGEVRVRLTKISAGPCGC; this is encoded by the coding sequence ATGTGCGTTTCAGAGATTGCCGTGATCATGGGCAGTGACGGACGGACCATCCCGCTCAGCGAACCGGGCACGATTGCCGTGTACCGCAGGGTGCGGGGAAGGTGGCTGATAGAGCGGAGTTTCCCGTTCGCGCTCGACACAGATGGCGGGCTTGCCGGCCTGCGCACAAAGACGGGGGAACTCATGGCATTCCTCGGGAACTGTCGGATTCTTGTCGCACAGTCGGCAAGCGGGGCCCTCTTCTTCGGGCTGGAGAAGGCGGGATGCCAGATCTATGAGATCACCGGGAATCCTCCAGAATTCCTCGATGTTGTCTGGCAGGAAGCAAAGGATGAGCTCGTGGAAAAAGCTCCGCTGCCGGCTGGCGCAGATATCCCAGCCCCGCTCGAAATCGCACCCGGGAAATATTATATCTCAATCCGCGATATTCAGGGGAAGCGCCCCGAGGTGAGCAGCAAGCAGGTGCTCCGGCCGTTTGTTCAGCAGGGTTCATTCTCCGAACTGGAGATTGTCTGCGACCACGTGCCGCCATGGATCGTAATGGATGCCGAGTACCGGGGATTTTCCCTGCATTCAGAAAACCTGGGGCCAGGTGAGGTCCGGGTCCGGCTGACAAAAATCTCAGCGGGACCATGCGGGTGCTGA
- a CDS encoding ABC transporter permease, whose product MTITLERICRRGNLPLRILITVFVVLAVSFICIPLAALLLRVPPEFLLASLQDPVVMDALFLSFITASISTGIVICFGTPVAYINARCQYPGKKIIDTITDLPVVLPPAVAGLALLMAFGRRGFIGQYLNLAGIDIAFTTIAVIMAQVFVASPFYIRQARTSFAGVNRVYEHAARTLGASPLTTFFSITVPLAMTGILSGAVMTFARALGEFGATIMFAGNLQGKTQTMPLAIYGAMQGSMEVSLVLAVMLVIISFAVIIAVKILTEKEEAGS is encoded by the coding sequence ATGACAATCACCTTGGAACGGATCTGCAGGAGGGGAAACCTGCCGCTCCGTATCCTTATTACGGTTTTTGTTGTGCTCGCGGTCTCGTTTATCTGTATCCCGCTGGCTGCTCTCCTGCTCCGTGTCCCGCCGGAATTCCTGCTCGCCTCATTGCAGGATCCGGTGGTAATGGATGCCCTTTTTTTAAGTTTCATCACTGCGAGCATCAGCACCGGTATCGTGATCTGTTTTGGGACACCGGTCGCATACATCAATGCCCGCTGCCAGTACCCTGGAAAGAAGATCATCGATACGATCACCGACCTCCCGGTCGTGCTCCCGCCAGCAGTTGCCGGCCTTGCGCTGCTCATGGCATTCGGGCGCCGGGGGTTTATCGGACAGTACCTGAACCTGGCGGGAATCGATATCGCGTTTACGACCATTGCCGTGATCATGGCGCAGGTCTTTGTTGCCTCGCCGTTCTATATCCGGCAGGCCCGGACTAGTTTTGCCGGGGTCAACCGGGTGTACGAGCATGCGGCCCGGACTCTCGGCGCCTCACCGCTTACGACATTTTTCTCGATTACCGTCCCGCTTGCCATGACGGGCATCCTTTCCGGGGCAGTCATGACCTTTGCCCGGGCGCTGGGTGAGTTCGGGGCCACTATCATGTTTGCCGGGAACCTGCAGGGCAAAACCCAGACAATGCCACTTGCCATCTACGGCGCAATGCAGGGCAGCATGGAGGTTTCGCTCGTGCTCGCAGTGATGCTCGTGATTATCTCGTTTGCCGTGATCATTGCGGTAAAAATCCTCACCGAAAAAGAAGAGGCCGGCTCATGA
- a CDS encoding (2Fe-2S) ferredoxin domain-containing protein, with protein sequence MQKPTHHIFVCTSSRPSGQQKGFCHTRAGLEVMAKFQEEIEERGIGGEVFLSNTGCFGICEKGPVVVVYPGNVWYGPVTPGDVPDILDSHIEGGVPLGRLAL encoded by the coding sequence ATGCAAAAACCCACACACCACATCTTTGTCTGCACCAGCTCCCGGCCGAGCGGGCAGCAGAAAGGGTTCTGCCACACCAGGGCGGGTCTTGAGGTGATGGCTAAATTCCAGGAAGAGATCGAAGAACGCGGCATCGGCGGGGAGGTCTTCCTCTCCAACACCGGCTGCTTTGGTATCTGCGAGAAAGGGCCGGTCGTGGTCGTGTATCCCGGCAATGTCTGGTACGGTCCGGTGACCCCCGGGGACGTACCGGATATCCTCGACTCGCATATCGAAGGGGGGGTTCCCCTGGGGCGTCTTGCCCTGTAA
- a CDS encoding response regulator, translated as MIPVLYVDDDPFLLDVGKLYLERTGKSHIDIQESAPVALEIMKIRQYDVVLSDYQMAGMDGIMFLKEVRAAWLHFPFIIFTSRRREEIVIEALNCGADYYLQKGGEPKSQFAELSHVIMRAVERKRTNDTILHLNCLYAVLSRTNRAVIRIRDRKQLLEEVCRIAVDEGQFLMAWIGIVDPKTHEVRPVAACGYEEGYLSTVPISIDHIPKGMGRTGTAIRECRPMTSNDIPSDSRMEIYQGEAALRGYRSSASIPLVCNGEAIGAMRFYTSEFFFSMTVRSGFLRISWPISVLPWN; from the coding sequence ATGATCCCGGTACTCTACGTTGATGACGATCCCTTCCTTCTTGATGTCGGGAAACTGTATCTTGAACGGACGGGAAAATCCCATATCGATATCCAGGAATCCGCCCCGGTAGCGCTGGAGATCATGAAGATTCGCCAGTACGATGTGGTGCTGTCTGATTACCAGATGGCAGGAATGGATGGGATCATGTTCTTGAAAGAGGTACGCGCCGCATGGCTTCACTTCCCGTTCATCATATTCACCAGCCGCAGGAGGGAGGAGATTGTCATCGAGGCGCTGAACTGCGGGGCGGACTATTACCTCCAGAAAGGCGGGGAACCGAAGTCACAGTTCGCCGAATTATCGCACGTGATCATGCGGGCGGTGGAGCGGAAGCGAACAAACGACACAATCCTCCACTTAAACTGCCTCTATGCAGTCCTTTCCCGGACCAACCGTGCCGTGATCCGCATCCGGGACCGGAAACAGCTCCTGGAAGAGGTATGCCGGATCGCGGTGGACGAGGGGCAGTTCCTGATGGCCTGGATCGGGATTGTCGACCCGAAAACGCATGAAGTCCGGCCGGTCGCTGCATGCGGGTACGAGGAAGGCTACCTGAGCACGGTCCCGATCAGTATCGATCATATCCCGAAAGGAATGGGCCGGACCGGGACAGCTATCCGCGAGTGCCGGCCCATGACCAGTAATGATATCCCCTCCGATTCCCGGATGGAGATTTACCAGGGTGAAGCAGCCCTCCGCGGGTACCGCTCCTCGGCATCAATCCCACTGGTCTGCAATGGCGAAGCGATCGGGGCTATGCGGTTTTACACTTCTGAATTTTTTTTCTCAATGACCGTGAGATCCGGCTTCCTGAGGATCTCGTGGCCGATATCTGTTTTGCCCTGGAACTGA
- the modA gene encoding molybdate ABC transporter substrate-binding protein — protein MTKDTTLISLAAGITILALLLATGCTSSGTAPAPEKNELTVFAAASLTGVMTDIAKAYEAVHPDRKIVLNFDGSQALRTQIEQGAHADLFLSANTKHMTALQGEGLIVNDSVKIFAKNKLALIVPKENRANITGLSDLAHPGIRLVMGTKEVPFGDYTRQTLGKMANDSAYGPGYRDAVMNNVVSEDPAVTALVAHIRVGEADAGIAYASDVSEGDRALITTLPIPDKYNVIAEYPLGIVQGSAVQDRASAFVQFIESPKGNAILTRYGFTPVVR, from the coding sequence ATGACAAAAGACACAACTCTCATCTCACTGGCAGCAGGGATCACGATCCTTGCTCTTCTTCTTGCGACAGGCTGTACCTCATCAGGGACAGCTCCCGCACCTGAGAAAAATGAACTGACGGTATTTGCCGCAGCATCCCTAACGGGAGTCATGACGGATATCGCCAAAGCCTACGAGGCAGTGCACCCGGACAGAAAAATTGTCCTGAACTTCGACGGATCGCAGGCACTCCGCACCCAGATCGAACAGGGTGCGCACGCGGATCTGTTCCTGTCAGCAAATACGAAACACATGACGGCCCTGCAGGGGGAAGGACTGATCGTCAACGATTCCGTTAAGATCTTTGCAAAAAACAAGCTGGCACTCATTGTTCCAAAGGAAAACCGGGCTAATATCACCGGCCTTTCTGATCTCGCCCATCCCGGTATCCGGCTCGTGATGGGGACAAAGGAAGTCCCGTTCGGAGATTATACCCGGCAGACGCTCGGAAAAATGGCCAATGACTCAGCCTACGGGCCGGGATACCGCGATGCCGTCATGAACAATGTGGTATCGGAAGATCCCGCGGTCACAGCGCTCGTTGCCCATATCCGTGTCGGCGAGGCGGATGCGGGGATTGCGTACGCGTCCGATGTGAGCGAAGGGGACCGGGCACTGATAACCACGCTCCCGATACCCGACAAGTACAACGTGATTGCCGAGTACCCGCTCGGGATTGTGCAGGGATCCGCAGTACAGGACCGGGCATCAGCGTTCGTACAGTTTATCGAATCACCGAAAGGAAATGCGATCTTAACGCGATACGGGTTTACACCGGTAGTCCGCTGA